A single window of Eucalyptus grandis isolate ANBG69807.140 chromosome 1, ASM1654582v1, whole genome shotgun sequence DNA harbors:
- the LOC104443391 gene encoding zinc finger protein VAR3, chloroplastic — protein sequence MGGATRFLMLLAAPLPPRCPSLPRLARLHHHHCRRPAHLSPLTSRALHHHILAASTNRLLPLRVASSPQQFHAQASAVRDDHLSDSAHPWPEWLDLVRSLSDGGYFRKDGLGGVAARGIGGEAEFVAGVELREEVVRAAEAGLAFARDRPHLFRALSKRDIDVVVENGAPFLFRNADDSIRKIRAFVSGEEAGIVDGDKAQTIDLMRFILSYACSPTAPERSDFGNQSLIASVRNLLREMASPSHTAPPLNFAGSLENQFSGGYGQIPRSHGPNTEMKRGDWICPRCSFMNFARNMKCLECEEARPKRQLTGREWECPQCDFFNYGRNQVCLRCECKRPGEMSSTVPSGFGLSHGSVENAHKIDIERRFAANAEKAPSFFNKVSQLDSTSDIYGAIADEDFPEIKPLRKEVTRSNLTADGTPNIDDNQTWNANKRLDSPFSKSSSPQQGQTRGNNSGSVPFVPLPADMFANKPGNSENESDNLETDEAASLASNARNRGPSVSGINVSGKSGAGLLSSHEPVIHTESQDKESGEENSERWFRRIADLHDARDLPSATSDEDFPETMPMRKGENRFAVGRMKDRSLTSPTYKRRAAMEQANKSNFVPFVPFPPGYFATKENQQPGIANTTNKASLDTNSTTASPGELPLEANDSSSMLPNRNGQPLDNRHSDGGSSNIKNSTHSSTLNKGSHNMGTLQDFGNPQMSSGSSVGVGSFQAGRDTRERTNLVSSSHQPSESFNVREQWRGKSLEGSAVKEPDPLDMSEGAKAERWFRRVAQIKDISELSQIPDEDFPSIMPMRKGVNRFVVSKRKTPLERRLTSSQYRRNLPVVTSDPVKNENENE from the exons atggGCGGCGCCACCAGGTTCCTGATGCTCCTCGCCGCCCCTCTCCCGCCGCGGTGCCCCTCCCTACCCCGCCTAGCgcgcctccaccaccaccactgccGCCGCCCCGCCCACCTGTCTCCTCTCACCTCCCGCGCTCTCCACCACCACATCCTCGCCGCTTCCACCAACCGTCTCCTTCCACTCCGAGTCGCGTCCTCTCCGCAACAGTTTCACGCTCAGGCTAGCGCCGTCAGAGACGACCATCTCTCCGACTCCGCTCATCCGTGGCCGGAGTGGCTCGACCTCGTCAGGAGCTTATCGGACGGCGGTTATTTCCGTAAGGACGGGTTGGGTGGGGTGGCGGCGCGGGGAATCGGCGGCGAGGCTGAGTTCGTGGCCGGCGTGGAATTGCGGGAGGAGGTCGTCCGCGCGGCTGAGGCGGGCTTGGCTTTTGCGCGCGATCGGCCTCATCTTTTCAG GGCACTGTCGAAGAGAGATATTGACGTGGTGGTCGAAAATGGAGCTCCTTTCTTGTTCAGAAATGCTGATGATTCCATCAGAAAGATAAGGGCGTTCGTGAGTGGGGAAGAAGCTGGT ATTGTTGATGGGGATAAAGCGCAGACAATTGATTTGATGAGGTTTATATTGAGTTATGCCTGCAGTCCCACCGCACCAGAAAGAAGTGACTTTGGTAATCAAAGTTTGATTGCATCAGTACGGAATCTGCTACGGGAGATGGCAAGTCCAAGTCATACTGCTCCACCATTGAACTTTGCTGGTTCTCTTGAGAACCAGTTCTCTGGTGGCTATGGACAAATTCCTAGGTCCCATGGGCCAAATACTGAGATGAAAAGAGGTGATTGGATCTGCCCAAG GTGTAGTTTTATGAATTTTGCAAGAAACATGAAATGCCTTGAATGTGAAGAGGCACGGCCTAAAAGGCAATTGACAGGCAGAGAGTGGGAGTGTCCTCA ATGTGACTTCTTCAACTATGGGAGAAATCAAGTATGCTTGAGATGTGAATGCAAGCGTCCTGGAGAGATGTCATCCACTGTACCATCTGGATTTGGTTTAAGTCATGGTTCTGTTGAAAATGCTCATAAAATCGACATTGAGAGGAGATTTGCTGCCAATGCAGAGAAGGCACCAAGCTTCTTCAACAAAGTTTCACAACTAGATAGCACGTCGGACATTTACGGTGCTATAGCTGATGAAGATTTCCCTGAAATAAAGCCACTGAGGAAAGAAGTGACCAGAAGTAACTTGACTGCTGATGGAACTCCAAATATTGATGATAACCAAACTTGGAATGCAAATAAGAGACTTGATTCACCTTTTTCCAAGTCATCATCTCCACAGCAAGGACAGACTAGAGGAAACAATTCGGGTTCTGTTCCTTTTGTGCCTTTACCTGCTGATATGTTTGCGAATAAACCCGGAAATTCTGAAAATGAGTCAGACAACTTGGAGACAGATGAGGCTGCTTCTCTTGCTTCAAATGCCAGAAACCGGGGTCCTTCTGTTTCTGGAATTAACGTCTCTGGTAAATCAGGAGCTGGTCTTCTGTCTTCCCACGAGCCAGTTATCCATACCGAAAGCCAAGATAAAGAGAGTGGAGAAGAAAATTCTGAGAGATGGTTTAGGAGAATTGCAGATTTACACGATGCCCGAGATCTGCCATCTGCCACTTCTGACGAAGATTTCCCCGAGACCATGCCCATGCGTAAGGGAGAGAACCGATTTGCAGTTGGAAGGATGAAAGATCGTTCTTTGACTTCTCCAACGTACAAAAGACGTGCTGCAATGGAACAAGCTAACAAGTCCAACTTTGTTCCCTTTGTCCCATTCCCACCTGGGTACTTTGCTACGAAGGAAAACCAGCAGCCTGGCATTGCCAATACTACTAATAAAGCTTCTTTGGATACAAACTCAACTACTGCATCTCCAGGGGAGCTTCCACTGGAGGCAAATGATTCAAGTTCAATGCTGCCTAATCGCAATGGACAACCATTGGACAACCGGCATAGTGATGGTGGGAGCTCGAACATAAAGAATTCAACTCATAGTTCAACCTTGAATAAAGGGTCACATAATATGGGGACGCTACAGGACTTCGGCAATCCTCAGATGAGTAGTGGGAGTAGTGTAGGTGTTGGATCATTTCAAGCTGGTAGGGATACAAGAGAGAGGACAAATCTGGTGAGCAGTTCACACCAACCATCGGAAAGTTTCAACGTGAGAGAGCAGTGGAGAGGTAAGAGCCTGGAGGGTTCAGCTGTGAAAGAACCTGATCCTCTGGACATGTCAGAGGGGGCAAAGGCAGAGAGGTGGTTCCGACGCGTTGCCCAGATTAAGGACATTTCAGAGCTGAGCCAGATACCAGATGAGGATTTCCCATCAATAATGCCAATGCGGAAAGGAGTAAACAGGTTTGTCGTGAGCAAGAGGAAGACACCATTAGAGAGGAGGCTGACTTCTTCTCAGTATAGAAGAAATCTCCCTGTTGTGACCTCTGATCccgtgaaaaatgaaaatgagaatgagtGA